The segment ACGGCACCAACAGCACGGTGAACGGCCCGGTCTCCGGCCGCGCATCGGCCCTTCAGCAGCAGCTGTCCGGGCTGGGCTACACCGCGGCCGGCACCGACTCCGCGCTCACCACCCAGGCCGACACCACGGTCACGTACCGGGACAAGGCGCAGCGGGGCGACGCCCTGGCCCTGGCGAAGGCGCTCGGACTCCCCAAGGACGCGGTCCGGGAGTCGAGTTCGGCCACCGGCATGCGGCTGGTCGTCGGCAACGACTGGCGCACCGGCTCGGCGTACCCGGAACAGCCGGGCGACGAGAAGGGCGCGGACAAGGCCCCGGACAGCGCGGACGCGCTCAACGGCCAGGACACCAAGGCCTGTATGAAGGTGAATCCGTCGTACGCCTTCTAGGCGGGGGGCGGGGCTGCCGCTTCCAGGCGGGGGGCTGGGGCTTCCGCTTCCAGGCGGTGGCCCGGGCTGCCGCTTCCAGGCGGGGGACCGGGTCGGCTGCTTCTGGGTGCCCCCGGGGGCCGGGGCGGCCGCGGTTGGCGTTGCGCGGCGGCCCAGTTGGTTTTTTCCCCGCCGCCCACCCCCCTTCGGGGGGTGGGCGGGTGTAGAGGGCAGGGCCCGGCTACTCGGCCCCGGTTACTCGGCCTCCGCCGCCGGCGTCATGACCGCCGGGCGGCGGCTGGCGATGACCCGCTTGGCGAGTGAGCGGGGGCTGGTCAGGAAGCCCGCACCCCAGGCCAGGTGCATGGTGGCCAGGGCGACCGGGATCTGGACGCGGGCCTTGAGCGACAGCCCCTTGCCGGCCGGTACCGAGCCCGCGGTGATGGCGGCGAGATAGCCGGCCGGGACGACCAGGCCCCAGGGGGTGACGGCGGCGCCGATCACCAGGCCCGCCGCGATGGCGCACACCGCGGTCGGCGGTGCGAGGTAGCGCAGGTTGATCGAACCGGCGTGGTAGCGGGCGACGACATGGCGCCACTTGCCGTAGTCCTTGTACTGCTTGGCCAGCGCCTTGACGCTGGGCCGCGGGCGGTACTGGACCTTCAGCTCGGGCGAGAACCAGATCGCGCCTCCGGCCTCCCGGATGCGGAAGTTCAGCTCCCAGTCCTGGGCGCGGATGAACTCCTCGTTGTAGCCGCCCTGCTGCTCCAGCGCCTCGCGGCGGAAGACGCCGAGGTAGACGGTCTCGGCGGGGCCCGCCTGACCTCCGGTGTGGAAGGCGGCATTGCCCACGCCGATCTTGGAGGTCATCGCCGCGGCGACCGCGTCCTCCCAGGCGTTCTCACCCTCGGCGTGCATGATGCCGCCGACGTTCGCGGCGCCGGTCTCCTCCAGGAGGCGCACGGCGGTGGCGATGTAATTCGGCGAGAGCATGCCGTGGCCGTCGACGCGCACCACGATCGGGTGCCGGGAGGCCTTGATCGCGGCGTTCAGCGCGGCGGGCGTGCGGCCGGTGGGGTTGGGCACCGTGTGCACCCGGGCGTCCTCGGCGACGAGCTCGGCGGCGATCTCGTCCGTACGGTCCGTGGACGGGCCGAGGGCGATCACCACCTCCATCTCACCGGCGTACTCCTGCTCCAGGATGTGCCGGACCGAATTGCGCAGGTGACGTTCCTCATTGAGCACCGGCATGATCACGGAGACGGCCGGGGGCTGCTGCTGCGGCATGGTTCCTCGGGGGTACGGCCCGCGGCGGAGCCGCCAGCGACGGCAGCGCCCGCCGGGAGACTGCAGAATCGCGCCCACGTTACCGCGAATGGGGGGTGCCCCCGGACGCAGCCGGGTGGCCGGATGCCGGATACCCGGCGTGTGGTGCTTTGCGGCCGATCATATGGACCTACGGTGTCCTCGTCCGATTGATACCGGCTTGCCCCGCTCCCCTGCTGCCCCGTTCCCGTGCGGCCCGCTCCCCGCCGGGCCCCGCTCACGCCGTCCAGCCGCGGAGGTGTCCCCCGTGACCGCGCCGTTCCGCTCCCCCCGTCCGGCCCGGCGCCGGGCCGCCCGGCCTGTTACGCGCCGGCGCCCGCCGGGCACGCGCTGGGGGCTGCGGATCGGCGCCGTCGTGTCCGTGCTGCTGCTGGCGGCGAGCGGCGTCGGGCACGCCGTGGTCACCGGGGTGGAGAGCGGCATCGGCCGGGTGGACGCCTTCAAGGGCATGAGCAACCGGCCCGGAGGCGGCGACGGGCTGAACTTCCTGGTCGTCGGCACGGACGGGCGCGACCGGCTCACCGCGGCGGAGAAGCAGAAGTACCACCTGGGCGGAGCGCCCTGTCACTGCACCGACACCCTGATGCTGGTGCACCTCTCCGCCGACCGGGACCGCGCCAGCGTGATCAGCCTGCCCCGCGACTCCTACGCCGAGGTCCCCGCGCACACGGACGCCGTCACCGGCCGCCGGCGCGCCGAGCACCCCATCAAGCTGAACGCGGCCTATGCCGAGGGCGGCCCCAGCCTCACCGTGCGGACCGTCGAGCACATGACGGGGGTGCATATCGACCACTACCTGGAGGTCGACTTCACCAGCTTCATGCGCAGCGTGGACGCGGTCGGCGGGGTGGAGATCTGCACGGTACGGCCGCTGCGCGACAGCTTCACGGGGCTGGATCTGCCGGTCGGCAAGTCGCGGCTCAACGGCGGCCAGGCGCTTCAGTACGTGCGCTCGCGGCATGTCGACGGCTCCGCCGACCTCGGCCGGATACAGCGCCAGCAGCGCTTCCTGGCCGCTCTCATCCACAAGATCACCTCCTCCGGAGTGCTGATGAACCCCATCCGCTTCAGGGACGTCGCCGACACGATGCTCCGGTCCGTACGGGCCGATTCGGGCTTCGGGGCCAACGACCTGGTCGACCTCGGGCAGGCGATGCGCGGTTTCACCCCGTCGTCCTCGGAGTTCACGTCCGTGCCGCTGGGTGATGTGGCCCAGCCGGTGCCGGGCGTCGGCTCGACCGTGCGCTGGGACCCGGTGCAGGCGCCGAAGCTGTTCCGGGCGATCCGCGAGGACCAGCCGATCACGGTGCCCCGGGACCGGGACGAGCCGCGGGCCAGGGTCGTGGACATCCCGCCGGGCCAGGTCCAGGTGCGGGTCGACAACGGCAGCGACCGGACCGGCCTCGCCGCCACGGTGGCGGAGGAGCTGCGCGCCAGCGGCTTCGCCACGACCGGCGTGCCGGGCAACGCCGCCCACGGCAAGGTGCCCCGGACCGTCATCGTCTACGACCCGCGCTGGGACCGCTCGGCCCGCTCGCTGGCCGCCGCGCTGCCCGGCACGGAGCTACGGCCGGCGGCCGGGCGGGGTCCGGTGATGCAGGTGACGGTGGGCCGGAGCCAGGGGGCGGTGCAGCGGGTACGGGCCGAGGAGCCGCCGCAGAAGCCGGGCCGGATCTCGGCGATCACCGGGGACGAGGCGGTGTGCCCATGAGCGAGCGGAGCAGGAGGGTTCCCCCTTCCGGCGGCCGGGGGATCATCGCCAAAGGGTGCGTGCCTCGCGCCTGCGGGGCCGAGCGAAGCGAGGGTTCGGCATGAGTGTCCCCGCGCCCCGCCGTACCGCGCCCCGGCCGCCCGTGCGCCGCCCGGACGCCCGCTGCCGCGCCCGCCGGGTCACGGTGGCCACCGCCGCGCTGTGCCTGGTCGCGGCCACCGCCGCCGCGGCGCCGCCGGCGCCTCCCGCCCCGACCGGCTGCGGGGAGCTGGTGCGCGGCCAGCTGTGTCTCCAGGGGCCGGTGGGGGCCGACGGGATGTACACCGCGACCTACCGGCGGAGCGGGTCGGCGGCCGGTCTCGACGAGATCGCCGTGCGGCTCGGCTACCAGCGCAAGAACGAGAGGATCACCGCCTTCCCCGGCTGGTTCGGCACCCGGCGGACCCAGGGCGGTGCGGTCGGGCTGAGCGGCCGGGTGGAGATGCTCGCGGAGGAGTGCATCCGGGGCGTCATGGAGCGGGGAGAGACGCTCTACGTCACAAAGTGGACCTGCGATTGAGGCCCGCGATGGGTGAGATGCACGGGATGTACGAGATGTATCGGATTTCCTGAAAGGGGCGCACTGTGTGGCAGGTTGTGCTGGGCGTCACGCCCACCACGGCGGCGCTCTGCCTGGTCCTGGCGCTGGCGGCGGCGGTGGCGCTCGCCCTGTGGACGGCGCTCGTCCCGGACAGCGGCACACCGCGCACCACGGCCCGTGCGCTGCTGGCCGGCTGGCTGCTGCTGTTCCTGCTGGCGACGCTCGCACCGAGCCAGCCGGTCGGCTCCGGGGACGCGACGGTGTGGTGGCGGCCCGGTGAGGGACTGTTCGACCTGGGCGCCCAGCTGGAGCCCGGGGAGCTGGCGATGCTGGTGCGGCGGCAGATCGCCAATGCCGCGCTGTTCGTGCCCGCACCGCTGCTGCTGCGGTTCGCCGCGCCGCGCGCGTCGGCCGCCGGGGCGTTCCTGCTGGGCGTGGGGCTGTGCCTGGTCATCGAGACGGCGCAGCTGCTGATGCGGGCCGGGCGGATCGCCGATATCGACGATGTGATCTGCGCGGCGGCCGGCACCGTCATCGGTACGGGGCTGGCGCTGGCAGCGCAGCTCGGGGTCGCCGCTATGCGTCGTCGAGGCCTTCCGCGGCGCGCCGTTCGCGCAGCTCCATGATCGCGCGACGGCGGGCGAGGCGGTGCGTCCGGCGGATCTGCGCCTCCTGGTAGCGGCGCTTGTCACGCTCGGTCTCGGGGAGCACCGGCGGCACCCGGCGCGGCTTGCCCTGCTCGTCGACGGCGGCGAAGACGAGGTAGGCGGAGCCGACCTGCTGGGCCGGGCTGGACTCGTTCCAGCGCTCGGCCAGGACCCGTACGCCGACCTCCATCGAGGAGCGCCCGGTCCAGTTGACCTGGGCGCGGACATGCACGAGGTCGCCGATCCGGACCGGTTCGAGGAAGGCCATCTCGTCCATGGAGGCGGTCACGGCCGGTCCGCCGGAGTGGCGGCCGGCCACCGCGCCCGCCGCGTCGTCGACGAGCTTCATGATCACGCCGCCGTGCACCGTTCCCAGGAGGTTCGTGTCACCCGCCGTCATGATGTGGCTGAGTGTGATGCGGGACACGGAAGTGGGCTTGCCCACCACCTCGTCCTCGGGGTTGTCGGTGACGAGTTCGGTCATGGAACCAGCCTAAGCGGCACCCGTACGGCCCCACCCCGCCCCCGTCGTGAGACTGGTCTCGCCATATGCGCAGGTCCGTGACACAGGTCTCATGGCCGCCGCCGGAATCCATCCGGAATGGTTGCTTCCATTAGTGCAGGTCGGAATGGTCATGGCCGCTTGCGGTATGCGGCGGAAGGCCGCCGTAGCTTTGCATCAGCTCTGCAACAGCAGTGGCCCGATCCGGCACCCGCCCTATGGAGCACCCCCTTATGGCGTGCACACTTCCCCGTATGAATGAGTGGCCCAACGGGTGGTCCGGCGACCAGAGCGGCAACCGGTACGGATACGGCAGTGGCAGTGCCGAGCCGGAGGGTGCGCGCGCCATGCCCCAGGTGCGGCGTGACGCAGGCCCCGGCTATCAGCGGCACGAGCCTCCGATGCCGGCGTCGATGTCCCCGCGCAGGGGGGCGTCCGTACCGCCGCAGCAGTCCCAGGGCTACGACGATTCATACGACGACGGCTACAACACCGGCCAGGTCTACGGCGGTGGCCGCGGCGGCGGTGGCGGCCACGACGACGGCTACGGCCCGGGCCGCCCCGGCCGGCCGCGCCCGCAGTGGGGCAAGCGCATCAAGTGGACGGTCATCACCCTGGTCGCGGTGCTGGCGGTCACCTCGGTCGCCACCTACTTCTGGGCCGACGGCAAGCTCCGCCGCAAGGTCGACCTGAGCAAGGTCATCGACCGCCCGGAGACCGGCGACGGCACGAACTACCTGATCGTCGGCTCGGACAGCCGCGCGGGCATGACCGCCGAGCAGAAGCGCAAGCTGCACACCGGCTCCGCCGAGGGCAAGCGCACCGACTCGATGATGATCCTGCACGACGGCAGCAACGGCCCGACGCTGATATCCCTGCCGCGTGACTCGGACGTGGAGATACCCACGTACATCGGCTCGGACTCCGGCAAGAAGTACCCGGGCACCGGGCGGCACACCAAGCTCAACGCGGCCTATGCCGAGGACGGCCCGGAGCTGCTGGTGCGCACCATCGAGTACAACACCAAGCTGCACATCGACCACTACGTCGAGATCGGCTTCGCCGGCTTCGCCAACATCGTGGACGCCATCGGCGGGGTCGAGATGGACCTCCCCAAGGCGATCAAGGACAAGGACTCCGGCGCCGACTTCCCGGCCGGCAAGCAGACCCTCAACGGCCAGCAGGCGCTCGCCTACGTCCGCACCCGGCACGCCTTCGCCCAGCAGGACCTGGACCGGACGAAGAACCAGCAGAAGTTCCTGGCGACGCTGGCGAGCCAGACCGCCACCCCCGCCACGGTCCTCAACCCCTTCAAGCTCTACCCGACGATGAGCGCCGGCCTGGACACGCTCGTCGTCGACAAGGACATGGGCCTGTGGTCCCTGGGCAACATGTTCTTCGCGATGAAGGGCGTCACCGGCGGCGAGGGCAAGTCCATGAACATGCCGGTCTCCGGCAGCAACGGCGGCAACCTGGTCTGGGACAAGACCAAGCTCCGCCAGCTGGTGCAGCAGCTCAACAACGACGAGAAGGTCACGGTCAGCAGCAACTGACGCGGCCGACCGCGGAGACTGCGGAGACTGCAAAGACAAAGGGGCCCCGGACCGCCGTTGCGGTCCGGGGCCCTCTGCTTGTCCGTGCGGCTACTGCGGCAGGTTGCGCGCCATCACGATCCGCTGGACCTGGTTGGTGCCCTCGTAGATCTGGGTGATCTTGGCGTCCCGCATCATCCGCTCGACCGGGTAGTCACGGGTGTAGCCGTAGCCGCCGAGCAGCTGGACGGCGTCCGTGGTGATCTCCATGGCCGCGTCCGAGGCGTAGCACTTGGCCGCCGCGCCGAAGAACGTCAGGTCCTCGCCCTTGCCGCCGGCCGATATCCGCTCGGAGCGGGCGGCCGCGGCGTAGGTCAGCTGGCGGGCCGCCTCCACCTTCATGGCCATGTCGGCGAGCATGAACTGCACGCCCTGGAAGTCACCGATCGGCTTGCCGAACTGCTTGCGCTCCTGGACGTAGCCCTTGGCGTAGTCCAGGGCGCCCTGGGCGATGCCGAGCGCCTGGGCCGCGATGGTGATGCGGGTGTGGTCCAGGGTCTTCATGGCGGTGGCGAAGCCGGTGCCCTCCGCGCCGATCATGCGGTCGGCGGGGATCCGGACGTTGTCGAGGTAGACCTCGCGGGTCGGGGAGCCCTTGATGCCGAGCTTCTTCTCCGGGGCGCCGAAGGAGACGCCCTCGTCGCCCTTCTCGACGACGAAGGCCGAGATGCCCTTGGAGCGCTTCTCCGGGTCGGTGACGGCCATCACCGTGTAGTACTCGCTGACGCCGGCGTTGGTGATCCAGCGCTTGACGCCGTTGAGGATGTAGTGGTCACCGTCGCGGACGGCCTTGGTCTTCATCCCGGCCGCGTCCGAACCGGCGTCCGGCTCGCTCAGGCAGTACGAGAACATCGCGTCGCCCTTGGCCAGCGGGCCCAGGTACTTCGCCTTCAGCTCCTCGGAGCCGGAGAGGATCACCGGCAGCGAGCCGAGCTTGTTGACCGCCGGGATGAGGGAGGACGACGCACAGACGCGGGCGACCTCCTCGATGACGATGACGGTCGCCAGCGCGTCGGCACCGGCCCCGCCGTAGGTCTCCGGTACGTGGACGGCGTGCAGGTCGTTGGCGACCAGCGCGTCGAGCGCCTCCTGCGGGAAGCGGGCCTCCTCGTCCACCGCGGCGGCGAACGGCGCGATCTTCGCCTCGGCGAGCGAGCGCACCGACTCGCGGAGCATGTCGTGCTCCTCGGATGGCCGGTACAGATCGAAATCAGCGGTTCCCGCCAAGGTTTCTCACTCCCCTGTGAGCTGAACTACTAGTGCTAACTACCGTTAAGTAACCCGTATTCCTCTCCGGATTCTAGGCGCCGATCCCGGCTGCGGATACGTGAGGTTGCCGACAGTTACCCACGCAGCCCGGAAGCGGCTGGAGTAGGCCATTCCCCTCCCGACTATGCTCGGTCAGCGCCGTTTTCCGCCCACCCGTCGCCGACCACCGCCCCTCAACGCCGGCGCTCCGCGCCACACCTGCCTGTTTGGAGCATCCATGCCCCTCAAGATCACCGTGATCGGCACCGGCTACCTCGGCGCCACCCACGCCGCGGCCATGGCCGAGCTGGGCTTCGAGGTGCTGGGTCTCGACGTGGTCCCCGAGAAGATCGAGATGCTGCAGCGGGGCGAGGTCCCGATGTACGAGCCCGGTCTGGAGGATCTGCTGCGCCGCCATGTCGCCGGGATCGAGGGGTCCAGCGGCCGGCTGCGCTTCACCACCTCCTACGAGGAGGCCGGGGCCTTCGGCGATGTGCACTTCGTCTGTGTGAACACCCCGCAGAAGCACGGTGAGTACGCCTGCGACATGTCGTACGTGGACAGCGCGTTCGACGCGCTGGCACCGCATCTGACCCGGCCCACGCTGGTGGTCGGCAAGTCCACGGTGCCGGTGGGCAGCGCGGCCCGGCTCGCCGTACGGCTGGCCGCGGCCGCCCCCGCGGGCGAGGCCGCCGAGCTGGCCTGGAACCCGGAGTTCCTGCGCGAGGGCTTCGCCGTCAAGGACACCCTGCACCCCGACCGGATCGTCGCCGGTGTGGCCGGGGAGCGGGCCGAGGAACTGCTGCGGGAGGTGTACGCCAAGCCGATCTCCGAGGGCTCGCCGTTCATCGTCATGGACTACCCGACGTCCGAGCTGGTGAAGACCTCCGCCAACTCCTTCCTGGCGACCAAGATCTCCTTCATCAACGCGATGGCGGAGGTCTGCGAGGCGGCCGACGGCGATGTGGTGAAGCTGGCCGAGGCCATCGGGCACGACGACCGGATCGGCAAGAAGTTCCTCCGGGCCGGTATCGGCTTCGGCGGCGGCTGCCTGCCCAAGGACCTGCGGGCGTTCATGGCCCGCGCCGGGGAGCTGGGCGCCGACCAGGCCCTGACCTTCCTCCGCGAGATCGACTCCATCAACATGCGGCGCCGCGGCCACATGGTCGAGCTGACCCGGGACGCGGTCGGCGGCGGCTTCCTCGGCAAGCGGGTCGCCGTACTGGGCGCGACCTTCAAGCCGGACTCGGACGACGTCCGCGACTCCCCCGCGCTCAATGTCGCCGGCCAGATCCACCTCCAGGGCGGCCAGGTCACCGTCTACGACCCCAAGGGCATGGAGAACGCCCGGCGGCTCTTCCCGACGCTGGCGTACGCGGACACCGCGCTGGAGGCGGTGCGCGGCGCGGATGTGGTGCTGCATCTGACGGAGTGGCGCGAGTTCCGGGAGCTGGACCCGGCGGCCCTGGGCGAGGTGGCCGCCGAGCGCCGCATCCTGGACGGCCGGAACGCCCTGGACCCGGCGCTGTGGCGCAAGGCCGGCTGGACGTACCGCGCACTGGGCCGCCCCCAGGCGTAAGCGCCCCCGCCTATCCGGACTCCGCGCGCCGGGCGCGGTAGGTCCGCATCTTCGCCCGGCTGCCGCAGACCGCCATGGTGCACCAGCGGCTGCGGCCGGCCGGGCTCCGGTCGTAGAAGACCCAGCGGCAGTCATGGGCCTCACAGGCCTTGAGCCGCGTCCAGGTGCCGTCCGCGACCGCGGCCGCGATGCCCGCCGCGACCTTGGCGGTGAACTGCCCGGCGCCACCGAGCCCCGGGGCCGGCCGCAGCGCGGCGCCCCCCTCGGGACGCACCGCCAGCACCAGCGGCGCGGCGGCGAACAGCCGCTCCAGCGTCCGGGCCGTCCCCTCCGGTACGCCGGTGCCGGCGGTATGCGCCAGACACACCTCCCGGAGCGCCTCCCGCAGCGCCTGAAGCGTCTCCAACTCCCCTTCGCCCGGCCCGGGTTCGGACACCCCGTACGCACGCAGAAGGGCGCCGGGGCCGCCGTCCGCGCTCAGCGCGTCCGCACCGGTCTCGATGTCGAGGGTGTTCACCAGATCCTGCACACACCGCAGGGAATCCGGAGCTGTTCGGGATGCCACCCTTGCCACGTTACCGATACCCGGCCATCATGCGGTAACGAAGTTACCGGTTGAGTGGATGAGGAGGTAACGCCATGGGTTTGATCAAACTAGGCGTCGTCGCAGTGGACTGCCCCGACGCCCGGGGGCTCGCCAACTTCTACGCCCAGGTGCTCGACTGGCAGGTGACCGGGGGCGACGACGAGTGGATCGAAATCGCCGGCCCCACCGGCCGCACCCTCGCCTTCCAGCAGGTGCCGGAGGCGGACTACCGTCCGCCGCAGTGGCCCGGCCAGGAGATGCCGCAGCAGTTCCATCTCGACTTCGACGTCCGCCGCGCGGACATCGACGAGGCCGAGCGCAAGGTGCTCGCCCTCGGGGCGAAGCGAGTCCAGGGGGACGCGGAGGGTCGCGACTGGCGGGTGTATCTGGACCCGGCGGGTCACCCGTTCTGCCTTTGCCTCAAGTAGGCGTTCCGCTGCGCTTTGTCTTCGGCCCACGTTTTCGGCTTTCCCGCCGTGGTGGTTGCTCGCCGTTTGTGGCCCGCTTGCGCGGTGCGTTTCGCTGCGCTTTGCCTCGGTCGATGTTTTCGGCTTGCTCGCCGTTGCGCCTGCGGCGGGCGTTGCCGCTGCGCGGGGCTGTTGGGGTGCGGTGACGGGCCTGCGCGGGTGGGGGTGCATGTCGGTGGTCCGGTGTGCGCCTTGTCGGTCGCAGTGAACTGGCTACGAATGGCCAGCCCCCACCCACCGTCACTCACTCCCCCAACGGGAGGGGACGGGCCGGAGGGGCCGGTGTGTGGGACGTAAAGCGAAGCAGTCCCACACACCGGCCCCGGAGGTCCGTCACCGCACCCACAAACCACCTGGCCCGCCGCAGGCGCAACGGCGAGGTCCCAGACGACGGGAAAGCCGAAAACGTGGGAATCAGCCGAAGGCTACCGCTTCCGCCGCCCGCAGCACCCGCACCGCGTTGCGCCAAGTCAGCTTGGCCAAGTCCTCCTCGGACCACTTACGGTCCAAGAGTTCGGCGATCAAGTTCGGGTAGCCCGCGACATCCGCCAGGCCGTCCGGCGTGAACGCCGTGCCGTCGAAGTCGCCGCCGATGCCGAGGTGGTCGACGCCGGCGACCTCCCGCATGTGGTCGAGGTGGTCCGCGACGGTCGCCGCGGTGGCCTTCGGGCGGGGATTGGCCGCCTCGAAGGCCCGCTGGACGGTCATGCCCGCCGCGGTGGTGTCGAGGTGATGCAGCCCGTGCGCGCGCATGTTCTCGTCGGCGCGCAGCGTCCACTCGCCGGCCGCGGGCAGCACGAACTTCGGCACGAAGGTGGCCATCGCGACCCCGCCGTTGGCGGGCAGCTGGGCGAGCACGTCGTCGGGGATGTTGCGCGGATGGTCGCAGACCGCACGCGCGGAGGAGTGCGAGAAGATCACCGGCGCGGTGCTGACGCGCAGCGCGTCCCGCATCGTGTCGGCCGAGACGTGCGAGAGGTCGACCAGCATCCCGCAGCGGTTCATCTCCCGGACGACCTCCTCGCCGAAGGGCGAGAGACCGTGGTGGCGCGGCTCGTCGGTCGCGGAGTCCGCCCAGTCGATGGTGTCGTTGTGGGTGAGCGTCATGTAGCGCACGCCCAGCTCGTAGAGCGCGCGCAGGGTGCCCAGCGAGTTGTTGATGGAGTGGCCGCCCTCGGCGCCCATGAGGGAGGCGATCCGGCCTTCCGCGCGGGCCGCCTCCATGTCGTCGGCGGTGCGGGCGAGCCGCAGCGCGTCGGGGTAGCGGGCGACCAGCTGCCGGACCACGTCGATCTGTTCGAGGGTGGCGGTGACGGCCTTGTCGCCCGCGTAGTCGGAGCGGACGTAGACCGACCAGAACTGTGCGCCGACGCCGCCGGCCCGCAGCCGCGGCAGATCGGTGTGCAGATGCGCGGACTGGTCGGTGGCGATATCGCGCTGGTCGAGGTCGTAGCTGACCTGTTCGCGCAGTGCCCAGGGCAGGTCGTTGTGACCGTCGACGACGGGCCAGCGGGCGAGCAGGTCCCGTGCCGCCTCCTGGGAGGAGCTCACTTGGCGCCGCCGAAGCCGAACCCGTTCGGGGTGGTGACCTTGCTGCGCAGCCGCTTGCCCTTCTCGGTGGCCTGGTCGTTCAGCTCCTGCTGGAACTCCCGCATCCGGCCCATGAGTTCGGCGTCCTGGGTGGCGAGGATCCGGGCGGCCAGCAGCCCGGCGTTACGGGCTCCGCCGACCGAGACGGTGGCCACCGGCACGCCGGCCGGCATCTGGACGATGGAGAGGAGGGAGTCCATGCCGTCCAGGTACTTCAGCGGGACGGGGACGCCGATGACCGGCAGCGGGGTGACCGAGGCGAGCATCCCGGGGAGGTGGGCCGCGCCCCCGGCGCCCGCGATGATCGCCTTCAGGCCGCGCTCGGCCGCCTCCTCGCCGTACGCGATCATCTCGCGCGGCATCCGGTGCGCGGAGACGACATCGACCTCGTAGGGGATCTCGAACTCGGCGAGGGCCTGGGCGGCGGCCTCCATGACGGGCCAGTCGGAGTCGGAGCCCATGACGATGCCGACCACGGGGGACGGGTCGGCGGGGCGGGTCTCGGGCGAGGGGCTGGAGGTCATTCGGTGATCGTTCCTCGCAGGTAGCCGGCGGCATGAGCGGCGCGCTCGCGCACGTCGGCCAGGTCGTCGCCGTAGGTGTTGACGTGTCCGACCTTGCGGCCGGGCTTCACATCCTTGCCGTACATATGGATCTTCAACTGCGGGTCCCGCGCCATGCAATGCAGGTACGCGTAATACATGTCGGGGTAGTCGCCGCCGAGGACGTTGGCCATCACCGTCCAGCGGGCGCGCGGGCGCGGATCGCCGAGCGGGAGGTCGAGCACGGCCCGGACGTGGTTGGCGAACTGCGAGGTGATCGCGCCGTCCTGGGTCCAGTGGCCGGAGTTGTGCGGGCGCATGGCGAGCTCGTTGACGAGGATCCGGCCGTCGGCGGTCTCGAAGAGCTCGACGGCCAGATGACCGACGACTCCCAGCTCCTGGGCGATGCGCAACGCCAGCTCCTGGGCCTGGCCGGCCAGCTCCGAGTCGAGGCCGGGGGCGGGCGCGATCACGGTGTCGCAGACGCCGTCGACCTGGAT is part of the Streptomyces platensis genome and harbors:
- a CDS encoding UDP-glucose dehydrogenase family protein → MPLKITVIGTGYLGATHAAAMAELGFEVLGLDVVPEKIEMLQRGEVPMYEPGLEDLLRRHVAGIEGSSGRLRFTTSYEEAGAFGDVHFVCVNTPQKHGEYACDMSYVDSAFDALAPHLTRPTLVVGKSTVPVGSAARLAVRLAAAAPAGEAAELAWNPEFLREGFAVKDTLHPDRIVAGVAGERAEELLREVYAKPISEGSPFIVMDYPTSELVKTSANSFLATKISFINAMAEVCEAADGDVVKLAEAIGHDDRIGKKFLRAGIGFGGGCLPKDLRAFMARAGELGADQALTFLREIDSINMRRRGHMVELTRDAVGGGFLGKRVAVLGATFKPDSDDVRDSPALNVAGQIHLQGGQVTVYDPKGMENARRLFPTLAYADTALEAVRGADVVLHLTEWREFRELDPAALGEVAAERRILDGRNALDPALWRKAGWTYRALGRPQA
- a CDS encoding glycosyltransferase family 2 protein, giving the protein MPQQQPPAVSVIMPVLNEERHLRNSVRHILEQEYAGEMEVVIALGPSTDRTDEIAAELVAEDARVHTVPNPTGRTPAALNAAIKASRHPIVVRVDGHGMLSPNYIATAVRLLEETGAANVGGIMHAEGENAWEDAVAAAMTSKIGVGNAAFHTGGQAGPAETVYLGVFRREALEQQGGYNEEFIRAQDWELNFRIREAGGAIWFSPELKVQYRPRPSVKALAKQYKDYGKWRHVVARYHAGSINLRYLAPPTAVCAIAAGLVIGAAVTPWGLVVPAGYLAAITAGSVPAGKGLSLKARVQIPVALATMHLAWGAGFLTSPRSLAKRVIASRRPAVMTPAAEAE
- a CDS encoding VanZ family protein; protein product: MWQVVLGVTPTTAALCLVLALAAAVALALWTALVPDSGTPRTTARALLAGWLLLFLLATLAPSQPVGSGDATVWWRPGEGLFDLGAQLEPGELAMLVRRQIANAALFVPAPLLLRFAAPRASAAGAFLLGVGLCLVIETAQLLMRAGRIADIDDVICAAAGTVIGTGLALAAQLGVAAMRRRGLPRRAVRAAP
- a CDS encoding acyl-CoA dehydrogenase family protein → MAGTADFDLYRPSEEHDMLRESVRSLAEAKIAPFAAAVDEEARFPQEALDALVANDLHAVHVPETYGGAGADALATVIVIEEVARVCASSSLIPAVNKLGSLPVILSGSEELKAKYLGPLAKGDAMFSYCLSEPDAGSDAAGMKTKAVRDGDHYILNGVKRWITNAGVSEYYTVMAVTDPEKRSKGISAFVVEKGDEGVSFGAPEKKLGIKGSPTREVYLDNVRIPADRMIGAEGTGFATAMKTLDHTRITIAAQALGIAQGALDYAKGYVQERKQFGKPIGDFQGVQFMLADMAMKVEAARQLTYAAAARSERISAGGKGEDLTFFGAAAKCYASDAAMEITTDAVQLLGGYGYTRDYPVERMMRDAKITQIYEGTNQVQRIVMARNLPQ
- a CDS encoding acyl-CoA thioesterase, with translation MTELVTDNPEDEVVGKPTSVSRITLSHIMTAGDTNLLGTVHGGVIMKLVDDAAGAVAGRHSGGPAVTASMDEMAFLEPVRIGDLVHVRAQVNWTGRSSMEVGVRVLAERWNESSPAQQVGSAYLVFAAVDEQGKPRRVPPVLPETERDKRRYQEAQIRRTHRLARRRAIMELRERRAAEGLDDA
- a CDS encoding LCP family protein; the protein is MTAPFRSPRPARRRAARPVTRRRPPGTRWGLRIGAVVSVLLLAASGVGHAVVTGVESGIGRVDAFKGMSNRPGGGDGLNFLVVGTDGRDRLTAAEKQKYHLGGAPCHCTDTLMLVHLSADRDRASVISLPRDSYAEVPAHTDAVTGRRRAEHPIKLNAAYAEGGPSLTVRTVEHMTGVHIDHYLEVDFTSFMRSVDAVGGVEICTVRPLRDSFTGLDLPVGKSRLNGGQALQYVRSRHVDGSADLGRIQRQQRFLAALIHKITSSGVLMNPIRFRDVADTMLRSVRADSGFGANDLVDLGQAMRGFTPSSSEFTSVPLGDVAQPVPGVGSTVRWDPVQAPKLFRAIREDQPITVPRDRDEPRARVVDIPPGQVQVRVDNGSDRTGLAATVAEELRASGFATTGVPGNAAHGKVPRTVIVYDPRWDRSARSLAAALPGTELRPAAGRGPVMQVTVGRSQGAVQRVRAEEPPQKPGRISAITGDEAVCP
- a CDS encoding LCP family protein, which translates into the protein MNEWPNGWSGDQSGNRYGYGSGSAEPEGARAMPQVRRDAGPGYQRHEPPMPASMSPRRGASVPPQQSQGYDDSYDDGYNTGQVYGGGRGGGGGHDDGYGPGRPGRPRPQWGKRIKWTVITLVAVLAVTSVATYFWADGKLRRKVDLSKVIDRPETGDGTNYLIVGSDSRAGMTAEQKRKLHTGSAEGKRTDSMMILHDGSNGPTLISLPRDSDVEIPTYIGSDSGKKYPGTGRHTKLNAAYAEDGPELLVRTIEYNTKLHIDHYVEIGFAGFANIVDAIGGVEMDLPKAIKDKDSGADFPAGKQTLNGQQALAYVRTRHAFAQQDLDRTKNQQKFLATLASQTATPATVLNPFKLYPTMSAGLDTLVVDKDMGLWSLGNMFFAMKGVTGGEGKSMNMPVSGSNGGNLVWDKTKLRQLVQQLNNDEKVTVSSN